The DNA segment GCTGTGGATGGTGTCGCTGAGCGCGCCGGTGAGCCGGGACAGCGGCGTCTCGCGGAAGACCCTCTACCCGTACACGCGGATCGACGACGACAGTGCCCGGCGCTGGCTGGCCGAGCAGTGGGAGATCACCTCGCGTGAGGAGCTGGTCGACCGGCTCGACGACCTGTCCCGCAGCGGGTACCGGACGCGGGCGCTGCGGGTCACCGGCGTCGCGCCGCTCGCCTGGGACGCCGCGCTGTACGTCGACATCACCCGCCGTGGCTTCGGCTGCGGGCTGATCGACGAGCCGGACGCCTGGACCGCGCTGAAGAACATCGTGCCGGCGGTGGTGGGGACGTACGGCTCCTGGCAGCAGTACGCCGCTCACTATCTGCTCGGCCGGCAGGTCTGGCGGGACGGGCTGCGGGGCAGGGCCGAGTCCGCCTCGGACCTCCCGGCTCCGCAGGCCACCGCCGACGCGCATCTGCGGTCGCTGCTGGACCCGGCGAATCGCTCCAGCCCTTGGAACCTCGCCCCCTGGGACTCCATCAGCCACCCCGACCGCACCCGCTGACTCCAGGCGTACGAGAGAATGACCCCATGAGTCTGTTCCGCGACGACGGCATCGTCCTGCGCACCCAGAAGCTGGGCGTGCCGGAAGCCCGCGGGGGTGCGGAATGAGTCTCTTCCGGGATGACGGCATCGTCCTGCGGACACAGAAACTCGGCGAGGCCGACCGGATCATCACGCTGCTCACCCGTGGCCACGGGCGGGTGCGGGCCGTGGCGCGGGGTGTGCGGCGGACCAAGTCGAAGTTCGGGGCGCGGCTCGAACCCTTCTCCCATGTCGACGTGCAATTCTTCGCGCGGGGGAGCGAGCTGATCGGGCGCGGGCTGCCGCTGTGCACGCAGAGCGAGACCATCGCTCCGTACGGCGGCGGGATCGTCAGCGACTACGCGCGCTACACCGCCGGGACGGCCATGCTGGAGACCGCCGAGCGGTTCACCGATCACGAGGGCGAGCCGGCCGTGCAGCAGTACCTGCTGCTCGTCGGCGCCCTGCGCACCCTCTCCCGCGGCGAGCACGCCCCGCACCTTGTTCTCGACGCCTTCCTGCTGCGGTCGCTCGCCGTCAACGGCTACGCCCCCAGCTTCAGCGACTGTGCGAAGTGCGGTATGCCCGGTCCGAACCGTTTCTTCTCCGTGGGCTCCGGGGGCTCGGTCTGTGTCGACTGCCGGGTGCCCGGTAGCGTCGTACCGTCGCCGCAGACACTCGAACTGCTCGCCGCGCTCCTTACGGGAGACTGGGAGACGGCGGACGCCAGCGAGTCGCGGTATGTCCGGGAGGGCAGCGGGATCGTGTCCGCCTATCTGCACTGGCACCTGGAGCGCGGGCTGCGCTCGCTTCGGTACGTGGAAAAGTAAGGGAGACGGAAAGCACATGGTTGTGAGTGGGTTCCTGGGGCGCCGACGCCGCGAGTACAGGGCACCGGAGCCGCATCCGTCCGGTGCCCGCGCGCCGAAGCTCCCCGGTGAGCTGGTCGCCAACCATGTGGCGATCGTCATGGACGGGAACGGCCGCTGGGCGAAGGAGCGCGGGCTGCCGCGCACCGAGGGCCACAAGGTCGGCGCCGAGCGGGTGCTCGACGTCCTCCAGGGCGCGATCGAGATCGGCGTCGGCGCGATCTCCCTGTACGCGTTCTCCACCGAGAACTGGAAGCGGTCGCCGGACGAGGTGCGCTTCCTCATGAACTTCAACCGCGACTTCATCCGCAAGACCCGCGACCAGCTCGACGAGCTGGGGATCCGGGTGCGGTGGGTCGGCCGGATGCCGAAGCTGTGGAAGTCCGTCGCCAAGGAGCTCCAGATCGCCCAGGAGCAGACCAAGGACAACGACAAGCTGACGCTGTACTTCTGCATGAACTACGGCGGCCGGGCCGAGATCGCGGACGCCGCGCAGGCCCTCGCGGCGGATGTGAAGGCGGGGCGGCTGGACCCGTCCAAGGTCAACGAGAAGACCTTCGCCAAGTACCTGTACTACCCGGACATGCCCGACGTGGACCTGTTCCTGCGCCCGAGCGGCGAGCAGCGCACCTCCAACTACCTTCTCTGGCAGAGCGCTTACGCCGAGATGGTCTTCCAGGACGTCCTGTGGCCGGACTTCGACCGGCGTGACCTGTGGCGCGCGTGCGTGGAGTTCGCGTCGCGCGACCGGCGGTTCGGCGGGGCGATCCCGAACGAGGAACTGCTGGCGATGGAGGGCAGGCAGGACTGAGGGGCGGTGCCGTGGGCGGAACGCTAGGGTTCCGCCCATGGATCACCAGGGGCGGGACATGAATCAGGGCACCGACGCCGTGGAGCTGGCCTATCGGCCCTCGCGCGGGGATCTCCTCAACGCCGTTCTGGTGCGTGAGCGCGTCCGCCGGCTGAACCTGCTGCGCTGGGGCCTTGTCGCGCTGTTCGCGTTGCTCACCGTCGCGCAGGCGATCTCGGGCTGGTCGTCGGGGGTGGTACTCGGCGCCCTGTGCGCCGTCATGATCTGGGGGATTCCGCACCTGCAGGCCCACCACGGGCTGCGCACCGTCTCCTGGCAGGGCGATTACCGTACGACCGTCACCGACGCGGGGATCACGACCGTCACCGAGCATGTGACGCTGACGCAGCGCTGGTCCGTGTTCCGGGGCTACCGGGAGAGTCGCGATCACCTCGTCGTGCTCAGCCGGGACCCGAACATCCTGCTGGTGGAGGTGCTGCCCAAGCGGGGCGCCGCGGATCCGGCCGAC comes from the Streptomyces sp. NBC_00443 genome and includes:
- the recO gene encoding DNA repair protein RecO, producing MSLFRDDGIVLRTQKLGEADRIITLLTRGHGRVRAVARGVRRTKSKFGARLEPFSHVDVQFFARGSELIGRGLPLCTQSETIAPYGGGIVSDYARYTAGTAMLETAERFTDHEGEPAVQQYLLLVGALRTLSRGEHAPHLVLDAFLLRSLAVNGYAPSFSDCAKCGMPGPNRFFSVGSGGSVCVDCRVPGSVVPSPQTLELLAALLTGDWETADASESRYVREGSGIVSAYLHWHLERGLRSLRYVEK
- a CDS encoding isoprenyl transferase is translated as MVVSGFLGRRRREYRAPEPHPSGARAPKLPGELVANHVAIVMDGNGRWAKERGLPRTEGHKVGAERVLDVLQGAIEIGVGAISLYAFSTENWKRSPDEVRFLMNFNRDFIRKTRDQLDELGIRVRWVGRMPKLWKSVAKELQIAQEQTKDNDKLTLYFCMNYGGRAEIADAAQALAADVKAGRLDPSKVNEKTFAKYLYYPDMPDVDLFLRPSGEQRTSNYLLWQSAYAEMVFQDVLWPDFDRRDLWRACVEFASRDRRFGGAIPNEELLAMEGRQD
- a CDS encoding YcxB family protein; the protein is MDHQGRDMNQGTDAVELAYRPSRGDLLNAVLVRERVRRLNLLRWGLVALFALLTVAQAISGWSSGVVLGALCAVMIWGIPHLQAHHGLRTVSWQGDYRTTVTDAGITTVTEHVTLTQRWSVFRGYRESRDHLVVLSRDPNILLVEVLPKRGAADPADVDRLRALLGRHLPRV
- a CDS encoding DUF1266 domain-containing protein, with product MAEARAKASRRYPVPLSTHQLWMVSLSAPVSRDSGVSRKTLYPYTRIDDDSARRWLAEQWEITSREELVDRLDDLSRSGYRTRALRVTGVAPLAWDAALYVDITRRGFGCGLIDEPDAWTALKNIVPAVVGTYGSWQQYAAHYLLGRQVWRDGLRGRAESASDLPAPQATADAHLRSLLDPANRSSPWNLAPWDSISHPDRTR